The stretch of DNA GCGGACGACGATGAAGCAGCCCAGTAATGGGGCTATCAAGCCGATCAGCAGACCAGTATATAGTGTATTGCGTAAAAATTCGAATTGAAGGAAATCAGCAATCATGCATGGATACCTCGCAATACATGTAAGTCGGTTTCAGGCAAGCTGAATTGCTCGGGACTGCCTTCGTATCGGACTTGCTGATCCAAATAAACCAGTTTGGATGCGTAACGTGCAATTCCCTCCAAATCATGGGTGATCATCACAAGTGTCAGTCCGTTTTCATTATTCAACCGCTGCAGCAATTCATAAAAGCCTTTTACATTGGCATGATCGATCCCGACTGTGGGTTCATCTAGGATGATCAATTCCGGCTGGCTTACGAGTGCCCTGGCGATGAACACACGCTGCTGCTGACCGCCGGATAGGCTGCTGATATTTTCATGCAGATAATCGCTCATATCCACCTGGGCCACTGCCTGTTTCACTGCAGCTCGGTGCTTAGCCGAAAATCTGCGGAAATAACCGATCTTCGGGGTGAGTCCCATTGCGACCACCTCAAAGACAGTAGCTGGGAAACCTTTATTGAAGGCATTTGCTTTTTGCGATACAAAGCTTACTTTATTCCAGTCCTTGAAAGAGGGGACAGGCTGTCCGAAGAGCTGGATGGAGCCCTTATTTGGCTGAAGCAGTCCGAGTGCAAGCTTGATCAGCGTTGTTTTGCCTCCGCCGTTCGGACCGATCAAACCAAGGAAGTCCCCCCTTTCGACTTGTAAGGATACCTCGCGCAAAGCGGCTTTTTGTTCATAGGAAAAATTAATCTTGTCTATTTGAAGGATAGATGTCATATTCTATCACCTTTCTATTCACGTACTCTTTCACAAGGAATTATTCTATCGTAATCATTTCGATTTGTAAATCATAATCGTTTCGATTTATTGATGAATTTCTCTTTCATGCCACATGGAGCGATTTTTTTCTTGTCTGATAGATGCATTGGAGTGGTGATGAAAGAAAATGTCCTAACAGATAAAAAACCTCCGCACGAATTAGCGGAGGTTTTCGTTCATACTGCTGAAGCTGGCTCGTCTTTTTTGACGAATTGAACTGGCTGCTGTTTCTTCAGTGCCAATGCAAGGCATGAAAGCAGGAAGGTGATGATCAATATCAATCCAAGATGAAGGATTGTCGAAGGTACACTTTGGCCTGCGTAGATGAGCTGACTGAAGCCCTGTACGCCATTGGAAGCTGGCAGTGCTGCTCCTATCGCACGGAACACAGGAGACAATAGATCTGTCGGGATGATATTCCCTGCTGCCATCAGCTGGAACGGAATCATCGCAACATTGAACAGGGCGCCGGCATTGCCGAAAATAGCGAAGCTCATTTGGGTGAAGCTGATGCAGGCAAACACGACAAGCAGCTCGTAGCCCCATAGCTGCATATAAGAAGCGGCGGTATCATTTGCAAAGTAGTGAATCGTAACGATGATTGTCGTAACGACAAGACCGACGATCAGTAAAAGAAGCTGTTTGTTCCAAAAGACTTGCCATTTACCGAACTTGCGGTTCACGATTTGCGTGACGATGTTCATTTGGATATTCATTGTCATGAAAGCAATGAATACAATGAAGCCGAGAATCATCGGAACCATGGAAGTGGCAAAGTTACCGATCGGATTTTCTTTGATGATTTCTGCTTGTACATTGGATCCTGCGATGGAAGCCGTCATTTGTCTGGCTGCATTTTCGGCTATCGACAGCGCGACTTGGGAATTGGAACTATTCATGTAAAACTGTAAGGATGTATCACCCTGCTTGGCCAAGCTTTCCGTGAACGCCTCTGGAATGACAATCAGCATCGCAATATCATTTTGATCAAGCTGTTCTTGCGCATCGTCATAGGAAGCAAGCTCTGCATCGAATGGCAGGCTGTCGATCATTCGATCGGCCAATGCATCGGCCTGGGTGCCGTCCTCATTGACTATGGCAGCTTGCAGGCGATCCAGATGGTTGGTTGCATCATGATAGCCTGTCAGCCAAATGATGGAAAAGAGTAATGGGACAATGATGGCAAAAGCGATGCCGACTTTCGTATTCGGGATCTTGAACATTTCCCGTAAAGGTTGTAAACGCAAATTAAAAACTCCAATCTATACTAGTTGCATGTGCATGTATTTAGTTAAAAAAATCACTGCAAATTCTGATGCAGTCTGTGAATCAGAGTATGCAGCAATTCAATTTCACTTTGTTGGAAACCATTGTATGCATGTTTTTCGACTTCTTCTATCCTTGGTTTGATAAGCTGGACCAGCTCCCGGCCTTCACCCGTGATCTGCAAGCGGATCGCCCTGCGATCATGCGGATCATGACCTCGTATCACCAGGTTCTTCTTGGCGAGCTTATCAATGATCTTCGTCACCGTCGTCTGTTCTCTCTCTGTCAGTTCGGCAAGCTCTTTTTGTGTGATATCATCCTGCTTGTCCAATTCCGCTATCAGGGAGAATTGCTCGGGTGTCAGTTCGAACTGCTGGAGCATGCGGGAGGTCTCCCGTTTCAAGGATAGGTAAGTCCTGGATAAAATCAATCCCAACTCGTCCTGTGTCCTGCTCATGATTTGCTCCCTTCAAATAGTTGCACATGCAAGTATATTACAGGATGGAACTCCGTCCGTCAATAATTTTTTAGGTTCAATGAAAGAGGACAACCAGCAGCTGATTGTCCATCTGTCTCATGTATAAGGAAGTTCCTGGCGTGTCTTGCTGAATTGCTGATAGGCTTGATCCACCTTTTGCTGCGCGGCTTGTTCCAGGCTGTACCAGCCGTGCTGGAACATCAAGTTATACAGATTGCGCTGGGCATCCTGTGCTTCCTTGAAAATGCGAGCCGCTGTTTCATAAAGCGATTGATTGCTCATTTCATTAAGTGCAGTACTATACGAAGCTGTCATATACTTTTCGGTTGCAAGCAAATCAGTCACATGATCCCGGTCATTCATATCCTGCGTCGTCGGTACAGTCGTTTGCGGATTCTGTATCTTCTGGTTCTCTGGCATGGTGCTCCCTCCTTCCTTAATTGAGCGGTTTCGTCTTCAAATGCTCCAGTAGCATGTCATAATGGCGCTGGTGCATCTGGCCGACAGTATGCAAGGCTTCCTGGGCATCTGTAAGCTGTACTTCCCTGGCAGCATGCTGTGCTTTCTTGGCGGCATTCAGATTCCAATTGAGCATATCGGCCAAGTACAGCAAGTCCTTTTCGGAAATCATCTCCGGCGGCTGCAGCATGACATCGTGTGTATTTCCTGCTGGCATGGGATCCCTCCTTTTTCCTTTCTATCGTGCCCGGGATCCATTCGTTTATTCTGTGCAAATGTTGCATAGGACTATGCTAAAATAACAGTATGAAAGGAAGGGGATTACATGTTCCGATTTTATTGGTACCCGAATTGCAGCACATGCAAAAACGCAAAAAAATGGCTGGATGCGAATGGGATATCGTATGAAGCAATACATATCGTCGAGACTCCGCCAAGTCCTGAAGTGCTGCAGGAAGCAGCGGACAAAAGCGGCCTGCCGCTTACCAAACTGTTCAATACGAGCGGGAAAG from Terribacillus sp. FSL K6-0262 encodes:
- a CDS encoding spore coat protein, which gives rise to MPENQKIQNPQTTVPTTQDMNDRDHVTDLLATEKYMTASYSTALNEMSNQSLYETAARIFKEAQDAQRNLYNLMFQHGWYSLEQAAQQKVDQAYQQFSKTRQELPYT
- a CDS encoding MarR family transcriptional regulator, which encodes MSRTQDELGLILSRTYLSLKRETSRMLQQFELTPEQFSLIAELDKQDDITQKELAELTEREQTTVTKIIDKLAKKNLVIRGHDPHDRRAIRLQITGEGRELVQLIKPRIEEVEKHAYNGFQQSEIELLHTLIHRLHQNLQ
- a CDS encoding metal ABC transporter ATP-binding protein encodes the protein MTSILQIDKINFSYEQKAALREVSLQVERGDFLGLIGPNGGGKTTLIKLALGLLQPNKGSIQLFGQPVPSFKDWNKVSFVSQKANAFNKGFPATVFEVVAMGLTPKIGYFRRFSAKHRAAVKQAVAQVDMSDYLHENISSLSGGQQQRVFIARALVSQPELIILDEPTVGIDHANVKGFYELLQRLNNENGLTLVMITHDLEGIARYASKLVYLDQQVRYEGSPEQFSLPETDLHVLRGIHA
- a CDS encoding arsenate reductase family protein, which produces MFRFYWYPNCSTCKNAKKWLDANGISYEAIHIVETPPSPEVLQEAADKSGLPLTKLFNTSGKVYREGGYKEKIKGADDAQLKAWLSENGMLIKRPLLIGEDAAAVGFKPEMYESVTAAN
- a CDS encoding ABC transporter permease, giving the protein MRLQPLREMFKIPNTKVGIAFAIIVPLLFSIIWLTGYHDATNHLDRLQAAIVNEDGTQADALADRMIDSLPFDAELASYDDAQEQLDQNDIAMLIVIPEAFTESLAKQGDTSLQFYMNSSNSQVALSIAENAARQMTASIAGSNVQAEIIKENPIGNFATSMVPMILGFIVFIAFMTMNIQMNIVTQIVNRKFGKWQVFWNKQLLLLIVGLVVTTIIVTIHYFANDTAASYMQLWGYELLVVFACISFTQMSFAIFGNAGALFNVAMIPFQLMAAGNIIPTDLLSPVFRAIGAALPASNGVQGFSQLIYAGQSVPSTILHLGLILIITFLLSCLALALKKQQPVQFVKKDEPASAV